Sequence from the Helianthus annuus cultivar XRQ/B chromosome 13, HanXRQr2.0-SUNRISE, whole genome shotgun sequence genome:
AGAACCACGAATTATAAAACGTAAAACAAAGAAATTCagaaaaaataacaaaattttaCTCCGAATTGAAGCTAAACATACCAGCAGAGTTTGAAGAAGACATTGAAGTTATCGAATTGACGAACGATACAAGATTAATGTTTGAAAAGAGATGAATTTGCAATCGACGGTGATTTAGGGTTACAGAACCTTCAATTATGTTATGAGAGTGATGAACTAAGAAAAGAAGTAACAGAATCTGTAATTGAATTAGAACGAAGATATGATAATGTAAAAagacgaaaatgccaccgcgtacaaaaatttaaaaaaatatgatgaaCGGCTAAGATTACTTCCTatacttcctagccaaaataaacttcctatttgatctttacccttGAAGGGTATAAAAATCAAATTATTAAATGGTATATATAGTATAGggtaaaataaattaattaattataataactattaattttaattattataatataCTAATAATATAGTTACTGTTCATCGCAAGTTTCAGTTAATATAGATATAATATAGATAATTATTCTCCTAAATTGTGATCGTAACAAATAGAAAAATAGGGATACTggatttagagttaaatgccattttagtccctgtgatttggaccattttgtcattttagttcaaaggtttgaaacattgtcattttagtctaaatagttttaaacgttgtcattttagtctactgggttaacttcatccctttattctgttaactagaagggcatttcgatcattttatatgtaattctgttaactagaagggtaattcgaccatataaaatgatcgaattacccttctagctaacataaaaatggatggagttaacccagtggactaaaatggtaacgcttaaaactatttggactaaaatgacaacgtttcaaacctttcgactaaacttgcaaaatggcccaaaccacagggactaaaatgacatttaactcttggatttaaataaccctaACTTTTATCAATTGGCCGATAACACGCCAAACTTTCGATTTGTACCATATCACTCTCAACTTATTTTCCTATAACACTCCCAAACTAACCCAACACTAACTCAGTTTGCTaacatcagctgccacgtcaccAATCCAgtgccacatcagctgccacatCATAAAAACAACCAAATCAGATGCCACGTCACCATACACGTACCACGTCAacaaaaactaactgggttagtgtTCATTTAGTTTGGGAGTGCCAGAAGAAattaagttgaaagttgggagtgatATGATACAAATCTGATGAATGAAAGTTAAGGTTATTTACATCCAATATCCCGAAAAAGGACGATGAAAGACTAAAGAGTGTGAACATATCTTGTCATAAAAAGTAAATTGATACAGAATAacctttaaatttataaaagaaaatatttaaATGTATGTTCAATTTTGTTATGCTCcgattaaaaaaaacaatatttgatGCTAGTGTTGCTTTGGTTTCATCTTGTAAGCAATGCATGCTTATGTTGCAATTACCATCTTGACGTACGCATAGTTCACTAATCATAAAGAATATTAGAACGAATACATGCATTCATTAATCATAAAGAATATTAGAACAAATAGATATAAGACACTAACCAATATAATTTATGAAATTTTCTTTACAGGTAAAATAAACACAATAATTGGTTGATCAACGACGTATAATCCAATAAAAGATAAATGTATGAGGAACGATACTTCTTTTCCCTCCTTTGTACAGTTCTTGCATGATGGTATATAGAACAGGCGAAACATATATATGATCGGTATACTTGTATAATGATCTCTTAATTTGATCATTTGAATTCACGTCTTACACCTGGAAGGTGTGTATGCTCGAAGTAGTCCTCCCAATCAATTATCCTTGGATCAAAGAAGAAGATTGTTTCTTCATCTCCAATCTCTCTAACCGCCCTACGTAGCTTTTCAGTATTCGTATCGTCATAGCTGTTTGTTAAGTTTTGAAACCTTAGATGACAAAACAAGCTAAAAAGTTGCACAATTATTTTGAACTTGGATTTATTGATACTTACAGGCTTTTTGTGAACAAGTAAGGTTTGTAAAGGTCGACTAGCCTTAGCACAAACTTTATCTTTCGGTTAAGATTCTTGTATGTGCTAGCGAAAGCTTGGCAAAGTATAAGATTCAAAATTTGAAGTACCTAGAGAATGAAAGCAGAAAGATCAATTTGTTATTATGTTAACACTGGCAGAATCAAAACCTTCTAGTCGAGGTGATAATCAGGTTCTCTTCTTTATTTGTTACAGCTATGGGTCCAACTCATCTTTTTGTTTAGAAAACTCAAATTTATATGGAGCGTGTCTGAATTAGTTGCTTAAGGGTCAAGCAAGGGTATTATATATAGAAAAGGTGTTGTTATCGTTTTCTTGTATTAATTTTGGAAATAAGTTGTTTAtttgtttacttttgattttcagagTTAAAAAATGCATAAACCAACAAAAGGAGCAAATTCATGACAAAAAACATGACTTTTGCAAGAAAACTTAGAAGAGTCACATGCCCCCGTGCTCCAGCCACACGTCCCCATGCTTCATTCCCTTCGAAAAGACAAAAGATGATTCCTGACAAGGGATCGTGCCTGATCAAACACTCCCATGTGTAACCTTGCAGCATACAAGATAAAATAGGTCACCGCTCGTGCCTCCCTTTGCACGTCCCTTGGCATATCCTTAGAATATTTGCAAATCTAAGGAAAAAGTCACCCACAAAGTTAACCTAGGTCGTGCCTCATCTCGCACACCCTGTGTCTATGTACGAACTCTGATCAATAAAGATAAAATAGATGTAGAAGACTCTCAAACCAGTTGTCATTTTATTCATCCTTTAGCACTTTCTCTCACTCACCACCACTATCGACTACTTTCCATCACTATCCACCACATTTCTATCTTGTATAGAGTTTGGTTTGTCTTAGGATTCAAGATTGTAAGAACTTATATTCATAACAATTCAATCTTGTTGATTAACATGTTTATTCATACAAGCTTGATGATGTTCATTATTATGGCCCTTCTTGGCTAAAGTTCttgcatcacttggtgaagataatCCCACCTTCTCTCTTTGCTATAGTATAATAAGAGATAGGCGCCTACCTTAAAGTCACCTATCGACACTCAAGCCTGTTTAATCCGAACCTTTAAGGTGTTTTTATTTCCTTAGTTTTGGACTTTTCATTTGGTGTCTGTTAATGACTTtgaatatgatttttttatattgaaaatgaGCTTTAATCCATCCATTACTTTGTGTTTGTTGATTCAAGCATTTGTGTCTTTACATCTTTATAAATACACATTAACTACTTAGAAGGGGCTTAGAAGTGTGGTTTGGTTTAAGTTCTTGCCATGCACGGAGAAGTGGTATATTCGATGTGGAAGGACTTGGTTTTTCACATTTTTACTACCCTTGATGAGATAGCACCAATCGAGGGAATCATGGTAGATAATGGGTCTAACCTTATAATCaaaatttatttaatatttcttctGGCACTGCGTGATGGTCTGCCTTACTGCTTCTGACCAATATAACTGAGTGTAACATTAGCCCAAAAAGGAAACCTACCACTTTATGGCATTAATAGCTTACAAATTCATTTTCTTCATATGATGAATTTAGGTGGGTTCTTTCGCATAGTACTCGGGAGGACACACCTAAGAGGCGACTTTTTCGTACAATGATATTGGAAAGTCGTTAACCAAAGAGTTAATTTAAGACATTATTGgaaagtcggatccaagtgattcttcttgattatttctttcatttatttttattttgctttgtttttatgtttaaaaCCCTCTTCACAAACCAACTTTACCATGACCAAACTGGACGAGAGGGAAAGTCTGTCTTATATCACGATTTATTATGACGAAGAATCAAAGGGAATTAGAAAAGAAGAAGGTCAACAAACTAACGAGGCTAATATCAAAGTTTGCATGGCTTTCATGCAATGATTAGTTGATCGATCCATCTGAAGGAGTTGAGATCGAGAGGGAGCATACATCAAGCATGGATGGAATTGGGTAATGCAATTATAAACAATCATCAAACGGGTAATCTCGAAACTAGCAAAGTTGTAACCAGGAAAAAGCAACCTGCAAATCTAAGAATTAAGCTCAAAAGGATGTGAGTGTTACAAATAGTAAATGATAGCGAAACAGTGAAGCAAATGTTGAGAGGGAGTTTTAAACGAGATAAGGAAGTAACACTTAGGGATAATTCAACTTAATTaaatacatgtttatttgaattatatttaatttaattgtTTTATTGTGTTTGAATTTGAGTTGGCTGAAGCATTCTAATTAGAATAGGAAGAAGTATTTAAGCTTAAGGGTCAAGCAAGGGAATTATATAACCCAAGGTTAGTTCTTGTTGTCGTTGTATTTGTCACGTAAGTTGTGTACGAGTATCTAGTTGTTTCAAGTAATAGTAGGAGTTAGAGGTAGCGTAGTATGTAATGGGGCTTTGAGTTTGAGTTATATGTGTGTTTATTTTTCCGATTTATTACAACAAAAAGAGTCGAACCATTTGTTCAATATTGTTCGCGTGATTGTTTTTGTGTGATCAAATCGAAGGGACGAAGCCAACACCCAAGACTATGTAGATGCGCGCACATGCAAGAGGAATTAGTATCAGGAATAAAAGAaaaaaagacaaacctgtagaggAAGCAAGTAACGAAGACTAATATATCTATGGAAGCTAGCCATTGAATTCAACACTGTAACTTCACCAACAATTACAGGCTTGCCATCCTTTCCAATCCATGGATGCTCGGAAAAATATCGGTAACCACATCTTTGAATCCTGCTGAACTTTACAGGGTTTGATACAGAAGATCCAACATGATATATTGTTTCAGAACTAGTTTTATTTGCATGAGCAGCTATTGTTGCAATCATAGCATTCACCACCATGTCAGCCGGTACCTACCATTATTTCTCTCCACATCACTAACATCTTCAAGACAATGGATTTGCAAAACGTATATTGAAAATGTGTAAGATCTATGATTGAACTTGAACTCACCACATCGTATACAGCCTCAGGATTTCCTAGGAAACATGTTAATTGGCCTTTGCCATAACCAAGAGCCAAGCTATCAATGGTCCTGCAAATTTTGAAAACATTGGCAATGTCATGTGCGCACCTTTTAAGGTGCAAGGGGTGCGCCTGCCACCGCCAATATTTCGGCTAGCAGTGTAATTTTTCTGACTTTTTgttcaaaatttttaaaattgTATAGATCCGCCTCGTCAATTATGTTGTCTAAAAGTTCCATGTCCCTACTAAATTTATTGTCCAAAAAATTTATACACATTTTCATATTGTGTTAAAAAAAAGTGAAGAATGGAGCTATTAGtaattttttataattgtttttaaacttgaagtgagtttaaataaagtttgaaactagtttgtatataaatgaaactTGAGTGCTCATTTTTGTCTTAATTGAAAGATGTTTGTGCCCTATCTatgtttttcaacttcaacaaaagaagaaaaaaaaaaggttcTGTGTTTTCATACTTCTTGAAACCTTCAAACCTTCAATCCTTTATACATATTTTCGCATCATTATAATTTTTTTGGTCTTTTGTTTGTATCTAGTTTTTTCTTATGTGTAAGAACAGTTTTTTTAATGAATGAAGATTATTTACTTTTATTTGGAGTTATTATTGTTTGACCCGAATCGAATAGCCGGCCCGAATACATAACCTGAAACATAGGGATAGGAAATTTTTTTTGGGGACTCATGGCTTTTCGCCCCCGTGAAACTTTTTGTCAAGCTCCGCTAATGTTTTCTTGTGTTTGAATCTCAAACTAGTTGTCTATTTGTTTATAGTTCATGTCTTCTCAAACGAAAAGGAACTCAGGAATCATTTACCTAATGCCTTCAACCCAACCAGGTATGGGTTCTTTGAAGGTGCTGGTAACGATTGATGGACGAAGAATAACGAGTGGCATATCTCCCTTTAAGTGCGTAATAACCATCTCCGCTAACGCCTTGGTAAAAACATATGTATTTGGCCAACCATAGTGATTTGCTCTATAAGAAAATTTCTAATCATATTAAGTACCACAAAATTTGTATTAACAAAACAAGAAATAAGCAAAAGAGAAGATCAAATTATATACCTTTGCAATCCCAAATCTTTCATGGCTATTTTAATGGATTTATCATTAGCATTATTATCAGATTTGAGCTCTTTAAGTTTATCCTCAACAATCCTCCTCTCTTCATATATGTCAAGCCCATTTGTTCCATTGAGTGACTCTCCCAAGTGGTATGGAGTTTCAAGCATTAATCCTGGCTTCTCACCGGAGACATAGGCTGAATTCATATATTTTAAATTAGATGATTGATTGGCGAGTcaccaaaaatatatattaactGCTTTTTTTCCTCAAGAAAGCTCAAAACAATTAAGGTTTGAAAAATAATTACCTGTTGACACATGGAGAAGCAACTTTAAGTTGACACATTTCTTTGCAAAGTTCACAACGTTTATAGCGCCAAATGTATTAAGATTTAGGGCCAAGTCATATCTACAACAAACCAAGTAAGCATTAATTCCAAAGACAAATAACAAAATATAGATATAACTTTAACTAGGTTATCACCCATGAGGgttgttttattttattagttattaatcatgtatattttttaagtatagcgattttttttttaatttgtgaaaaCATTCACTAATAATCCTATAGACATATTTATATATGACATATAAAAAACATTATTAAAACGATTTCGTCAAATAGACCCAATTAACAACAATGTGTAAAAATTTATAACGATTTTGAATAATATAATCGAAACAATAAAAACGCACAATTCATAATGTTCAATTACTAAAATAATCAAATACGACAAGAGAGTTATCTAGATTTCCCTGGGAAATGCATTAGATTTTTTCCCAGATTTTCTCATATGGTATGGCGTCATCACACATTTTCCTATTATCACCAAAactaaattattttgttttaatttaaccTTTTAAACATTAATATTTAAAAGCTTTTAGctaaaaaaattacataattgAAATACCACCTACATTACTAAAAGAAAATTAGAtaattgaaataaaacttcttaaTTAAAATCCAAAGtacataattaaaataaaaactaCTTAAAAATTACATAAGTGAGATATAAGATTTTTTGTGATGGTGTGTGTAAAAGAGAGAAGAATAGTAGGCTTTGTGTGTagagattttataaaaaaaatggttGATATTTAAAGGTTTGAAAATAGGATTATTTATTTATCACATGTTAATTTAAATGTTTGAAAATAggattattttttttatgtaaacATATTAATGGTCACATGACCGTTGTGTCTTTCATTGGGTTTTTTCGTGAATCGGTGAGGCATCACTGGATTTTGGTTAAAAAAGAACCCCAGATTCGGGGG
This genomic interval carries:
- the LOC110898091 gene encoding fatty acyl-CoA reductase 3, which translates into the protein MMELGSIVDFLENKVVLVTGATGFLAKIFVEKILRVQPNVKKLYLLIRAPDAPSASQRFNTEAVAKELFKLLKEKHGSDLHKFLSEKVTPFAGDITCEDLGVQGSSLKEEMWKDVDVVVNAAATTNFDERYDLALNLNTFGAINVVNFAKKCVNLKLLLHVSTAYVSGEKPGLMLETPYHLGESLNGTNGLDIYEERRIVEDKLKELKSDNNANDKSIKIAMKDLGLQRANHYGWPNTYVFTKALAEMVITHLKGDMPLVILRPSIVTSTFKEPIPGWVEGIRTIDSLALGYGKGQLTCFLGNPEAVYDVVPADMVVNAMIATIAAHANKTSSETIYHVGSSVSNPVKFSRIQRCGYRYFSEHPWIGKDGKPVIVGEVTVLNSMASFHRYISLRYLLPLQVLQILNLILCQAFASTYKNLNRKIKFVLRLVDLYKPYLFTKSLYDDTNTEKLRRAVREIGDEETIFFFDPRIIDWEDYFEHTHLPGVRREFK